A region from the Cryptosporangium arvum DSM 44712 genome encodes:
- a CDS encoding MOSC domain-containing protein, whose amino-acid sequence MSWHGTLLAIYTAEMASVEMTERTEARLLAGVGIEGDRYATGRGHYSYLPHEDRQVTLIEQETLDALERDHQLTLRPEETRRNLLTRDVPLNHLIGRQFRVGEVVLYAGRLNVPCTYLEDLLDKPVFTPLINRSGLNCRIVTGGVVRPGDVVEPV is encoded by the coding sequence ATGAGCTGGCACGGCACGCTGCTGGCGATCTACACCGCCGAGATGGCTTCGGTGGAGATGACCGAGCGCACCGAAGCGCGGCTGCTGGCCGGCGTCGGCATCGAGGGCGACCGGTACGCGACCGGGCGCGGCCACTACTCCTACCTCCCGCACGAAGATCGGCAGGTCACCCTCATCGAGCAGGAGACGCTCGACGCGCTGGAGCGGGACCACCAGCTGACGTTGCGTCCGGAGGAGACCCGCCGGAACCTGTTGACCCGGGACGTCCCGCTCAACCACCTGATCGGCAGGCAGTTCCGGGTCGGCGAGGTCGTGCTCTACGCCGGGCGGCTCAACGTCCCGTGCACGTACCTGGAGGACCTGCTCGACAAGCCGGTGTTCACACCGCTGATCAATCGGTCGGGCCTGAACTGCCGGATCGTCACCGGCGGCGTCGTCCGCCCCGGCGACGTC
- a CDS encoding FadR/GntR family transcriptional regulator, with protein MTEDRQIAMPTRRLLVDQVIASLRELVEHEGLSVGDRMPSEPQLAERLGVGRSTLREAIRALSHTGLLETRQGRGTFVAQDPGLPARLAAARVPEVFEVRRALEVLIAQLAAARRTSRHVERLRSALADCRRHAETGDIPAFIAADSMFHQVTAEATGNSVLVEMYGALRPPLEGALGVVADIVVPQQANDRHEVLLDAIEAGDADAAVAATTAHLDETVALFAQEC; from the coding sequence GTGACCGAGGACCGGCAGATCGCGATGCCCACGCGCCGCCTCCTCGTCGATCAGGTCATCGCGAGCCTGCGTGAACTCGTCGAACACGAAGGGCTCTCGGTCGGCGACCGCATGCCGAGCGAACCGCAGCTCGCCGAGCGGCTCGGGGTGGGACGCTCCACGCTGCGGGAGGCGATCCGCGCGCTCTCGCACACCGGCCTGCTGGAGACCCGGCAAGGTCGTGGCACGTTCGTCGCGCAGGATCCGGGGCTCCCGGCGCGGCTGGCCGCGGCCCGGGTACCGGAGGTGTTCGAGGTGCGCCGGGCCCTCGAGGTGCTGATCGCCCAGCTGGCCGCCGCCCGGCGCACCAGCCGGCACGTCGAGCGCCTGCGTAGCGCGCTGGCGGACTGCCGTCGGCACGCCGAGACCGGCGACATCCCGGCGTTCATCGCGGCCGATTCGATGTTCCACCAGGTCACGGCCGAGGCGACAGGCAACTCGGTACTCGTCGAGATGTACGGGGCGCTCCGTCCGCCGCTGGAGGGGGCGCTCGGCGTGGTGGCCGACATCGTCGTTCCCCAGCAGGCGAACGACCGGCACGAGGTGCTGCTCGACGCGATCGAGGCCGGCGACGCCGACGCGGCGGTCGCGGCCACGACCGCTCACCTCGACGAGACCGTCGCGCTCTTCGCCCAGGAGTGTTGA
- a CDS encoding acetamidase/formamidase family protein, with translation MAVHELTGPPHRLWSTTHEPALTVADGDSVRFFIQEALGGQFDELHTGDSVPDLDWDAVYPMAGPIVVAGAEPGDVLEIEVVDVTPVDWGWTAIVPGLGLLADDFPDSAFHRWDLSSGTHADFLGAARIPIRPFLGVMGVCPDVVEPQPVLPPGHFGGNLDCRDLVAGSKLYLPVQTPGARLALADSHAAQGDGEVCVSAIEASAHGEVRLRLHKGRTISGPQLRTPGPLRAGLEDAGWFATTGVGPDLMAAAQDAVRAMIDHLGHEYGLGPVDAYLLCSVAVDLKITEVVDAPNWVVGAYLPVGIMTG, from the coding sequence ATGGCCGTCCACGAGCTCACCGGCCCACCGCACCGACTCTGGTCCACCACTCACGAGCCCGCCCTCACGGTCGCCGACGGCGATTCCGTGCGGTTCTTCATCCAGGAAGCCCTCGGCGGCCAGTTCGACGAGTTGCACACCGGCGATTCGGTGCCCGACCTCGACTGGGACGCGGTCTACCCGATGGCGGGGCCGATCGTCGTCGCCGGCGCCGAACCCGGCGACGTGCTCGAGATCGAAGTCGTCGACGTCACCCCGGTCGACTGGGGCTGGACGGCGATCGTGCCGGGGCTCGGCCTGCTCGCCGACGACTTCCCGGACTCCGCGTTCCACCGCTGGGACCTGTCGTCCGGTACCCACGCCGATTTCCTGGGGGCCGCCCGGATCCCGATCCGGCCGTTCCTCGGCGTCATGGGCGTCTGCCCGGACGTCGTGGAGCCCCAGCCGGTCCTCCCGCCCGGTCACTTCGGCGGCAACCTCGACTGCCGGGACCTGGTCGCCGGTTCGAAGCTCTACCTGCCGGTGCAGACGCCGGGAGCGCGGCTCGCCCTGGCCGATTCGCACGCCGCTCAGGGTGACGGCGAGGTCTGCGTCAGCGCCATCGAGGCATCGGCGCACGGTGAGGTCCGCCTGCGTCTGCACAAAGGTCGCACGATCTCCGGCCCGCAGCTGCGCACACCCGGGCCGCTGCGCGCCGGGCTCGAGGACGCCGGCTGGTTCGCGACGACGGGTGTCGGTCCCGACCTCATGGCCGCCGCGCAGGACGCGGTCCGGGCGATGATCGACCACCTCGGGCACGAGTACGGGCTGGGCCCGGTCGACGCCTACCTGCTGTGCAGCGTCGCCGTCGACCTCAAGATCACCGAGGTCGTCGACGCTCCGAACTGGGTGGTCGGCGCCTACCTGCCGGTGGGGATCATGACCGGCTGA
- a CDS encoding DUF4396 domain-containing protein → MLGAMETNGWRPALQATLHCLTGCAIGEVLGMVIGTSLGWHNAATVVLSIALAFVFGYALTMRGVLAAGVSFRQALSVALAADTVSIAVMEIVDNGIVLAVPGAMDAGLGSPLFWGSLLVALLIAFVVTTPVNRWMIGRGRGHAVVHQYHH, encoded by the coding sequence ATGCTGGGCGCCATGGAGACCAATGGTTGGCGCCCGGCGTTACAGGCCACGCTGCACTGCCTCACCGGCTGCGCGATCGGCGAAGTGCTCGGAATGGTCATCGGAACCTCGCTGGGCTGGCACAACGCGGCCACGGTCGTGCTGTCGATCGCACTGGCGTTCGTCTTCGGGTACGCGCTGACGATGCGCGGTGTCCTCGCGGCCGGGGTGTCGTTCCGGCAAGCCCTGAGCGTCGCCCTCGCCGCCGACACGGTCTCCATCGCGGTCATGGAGATCGTCGACAACGGCATCGTGCTCGCGGTGCCCGGCGCGATGGATGCCGGGCTCGGCAGCCCGCTGTTCTGGGGCTCTCTGCTGGTCGCGCTGCTCATCGCCTTCGTGGTGACCACTCCGGTCAACCGCTGGATGATCGGCCGGGGCCGGGGTCACGCCGTGGTTCACCAGTACCATCACTGA
- a CDS encoding PrsW family intramembrane metalloprotease — protein sequence MTAKDAQLDAIEQSGWGVPYRFFQPHNPVFWVYLFGLGAGAVTMVKFFGPAFGPYGLALTSGIVLFGGYLVPWLLLLRHHNRYTAQPAGLLLTAFFWGGIAAPFWIALPANGALLEIWSKLLGPDGAGDWGAGLTAPINEEWGKALGLIVLIGLAPRLVRSAYDGFIIGAYVGLGFQVFEDVLYVYNNAQATFGTDQLGSTLQILAIRGAAGIVSHTLFSAIFCAGVMWILGRTPGDRNVVRGVLTCLVAMFFHFSWDDAGGLSFGNPIVAAALPWLVLVPIELAVLFYVLRRAARTERGWTRDLLGPEVESGVVDADLLTAVSGLRRDRKRYRKQVRGGRHLVEAVGDLAHELAAARGADTPRVEHARAEVLRLRTQVRA from the coding sequence ATGACGGCCAAGGACGCCCAGCTCGACGCCATCGAGCAGTCCGGCTGGGGCGTCCCGTACCGGTTCTTCCAGCCGCACAACCCGGTGTTCTGGGTCTATCTGTTCGGACTCGGCGCGGGCGCCGTCACGATGGTGAAGTTCTTCGGTCCGGCCTTCGGTCCGTACGGGCTGGCCCTCACCAGCGGAATCGTGCTGTTCGGCGGCTATCTGGTGCCGTGGCTGCTGCTGTTGCGCCACCACAACCGCTACACCGCCCAGCCCGCCGGCCTGCTGCTCACCGCGTTCTTCTGGGGCGGCATCGCGGCGCCGTTCTGGATCGCGCTCCCCGCCAACGGCGCGCTGCTGGAGATCTGGTCGAAGCTCCTCGGCCCCGACGGCGCCGGCGACTGGGGCGCCGGGCTGACCGCGCCGATCAACGAGGAGTGGGGCAAGGCGCTCGGCTTGATCGTGCTGATCGGCCTCGCGCCCCGGCTGGTGCGCAGCGCCTACGACGGGTTCATCATCGGCGCCTACGTCGGCCTCGGGTTCCAGGTCTTCGAGGACGTGCTCTACGTCTACAACAACGCCCAGGCGACGTTCGGCACCGACCAACTGGGCTCGACGCTGCAGATCCTGGCGATCCGGGGCGCGGCGGGGATCGTCTCGCACACGCTGTTCAGCGCGATCTTCTGCGCCGGCGTGATGTGGATCCTGGGCCGGACGCCCGGCGACCGCAACGTCGTCCGCGGTGTGCTGACCTGCCTGGTGGCGATGTTCTTCCACTTCAGTTGGGACGACGCCGGTGGCTTGTCGTTCGGCAACCCGATCGTGGCGGCCGCGCTGCCCTGGCTGGTGCTGGTGCCGATCGAGTTGGCCGTGCTGTTCTACGTCCTGCGGCGCGCCGCACGCACCGAACGCGGCTGGACCAGGGACCTGCTCGGCCCCGAGGTCGAATCCGGTGTCGTCGACGCGGATCTGCTCACCGCGGTCAGCGGCCTGCGCCGGGACCGGAAGCGCTACCGCAAACAGGTGCGAGGGGGTCGGCATCTCGTCGAGGCGGTCGGCGACCTCGCCCACGAGCTCGCCGCCGCGCGCGGCGCGGACACGCCCCGGGTGGAGCATGCCCGCGCCGAGGTGCTGCGGCTACGAACCCAGGTACGGGCGTAG
- a CDS encoding alpha/beta hydrolase fold domain-containing protein, producing MALPYPTLPGDVDRAVADDFAVVLRLLDHLENVAGDRRTLADQLVHRYTSLSAGLEQVVFPAFKEHAAVDDAMSAQHSAKERLAVIEAAEPGEAEFEQALLRLIEGTRLHAAEVEGDLLPALRASGANLRALGDDYLAARRHAPSHAHPDAPTSPGASKIVAAVTSVIDGLLDRSSGRVERLATDASGLLDHDAQRVVDAFANLQPRPLDTLTPEEAREQPTFRNAVSVAAPDPAERRTIAGVPTLLFRPAGVETVLPVVVFAHGGGGVVGAAANTSAQALCDQLDCLVVSVDYRLAPEHPFPAGHDDVRAVLEWVLVNAGELGGDPARVIAAGESMGANLVASAAAASEPKPVAQLLLTPLTTATQDTPSMYDSADAALLDRPTLDWFLTHFFADPADALDPRFALLEAPAEMLAAMPPTHVVTAERDPLRDQGELFAARLAEAGVPTTLSRYTGVPHAFFGLGADVQASVQAQLDAAGVLRPYLGS from the coding sequence ATGGCTCTGCCCTACCCCACGCTCCCCGGTGACGTCGACCGGGCGGTCGCCGACGACTTCGCCGTTGTGCTTCGCCTGCTCGACCACCTGGAGAACGTCGCCGGCGACCGGCGGACGCTCGCCGATCAGCTGGTGCACCGCTACACGTCGCTCTCGGCAGGGCTGGAGCAGGTCGTCTTCCCGGCGTTCAAGGAGCACGCCGCGGTCGACGACGCGATGAGCGCCCAGCACTCGGCCAAGGAACGGCTGGCCGTGATCGAGGCCGCCGAGCCCGGAGAGGCCGAGTTCGAGCAGGCGCTGCTGCGGCTGATCGAAGGCACGCGGCTGCACGCCGCCGAGGTCGAGGGTGACCTGCTTCCCGCGCTGCGCGCGTCCGGTGCGAACCTGCGCGCGCTCGGCGACGATTACCTGGCGGCCCGCCGCCACGCCCCCAGCCACGCGCACCCCGACGCACCGACGTCGCCGGGGGCCTCGAAGATCGTCGCGGCGGTCACCTCGGTGATCGACGGATTGCTCGACCGGTCGTCCGGCCGGGTCGAGCGGCTGGCCACCGACGCGTCCGGCCTGCTCGACCACGACGCTCAGCGGGTCGTCGACGCCTTCGCGAACCTCCAGCCGCGCCCGCTCGACACGCTCACGCCCGAAGAGGCCCGCGAACAGCCGACGTTCCGCAACGCGGTCTCGGTGGCGGCGCCCGATCCGGCCGAGCGGCGGACGATCGCCGGCGTGCCGACGCTGCTGTTCCGGCCGGCCGGGGTGGAGACCGTGCTCCCGGTCGTCGTGTTCGCGCACGGCGGCGGCGGTGTGGTGGGCGCGGCGGCGAACACGTCCGCGCAGGCGCTCTGCGATCAACTGGACTGCCTCGTGGTCAGCGTCGACTACCGGCTCGCGCCGGAGCACCCGTTCCCGGCCGGGCACGACGACGTCCGGGCGGTACTGGAGTGGGTGCTCGTCAACGCGGGCGAGCTCGGCGGTGACCCGGCCCGGGTGATCGCGGCGGGCGAGTCCATGGGCGCCAACCTGGTGGCGTCGGCGGCGGCGGCGAGCGAACCGAAGCCGGTGGCCCAGTTGCTGCTCACGCCCCTGACCACCGCCACCCAGGACACCCCGTCGATGTACGACTCGGCCGACGCGGCGCTGCTGGACCGGCCCACGCTGGACTGGTTCCTCACGCACTTCTTCGCCGACCCCGCCGACGCGCTCGACCCGCGGTTCGCGCTGCTGGAGGCGCCGGCCGAGATGCTTGCCGCGATGCCGCCGACGCATGTCGTCACCGCTGAGCGCGACCCGCTGCGCGACCAGGGTGAGTTGTTCGCGGCGCGGCTGGCCGAGGCCGGTGTGCCGACGACGCTGAGCCGCTACACCGGCGTGCCGCACGCGTTCTTCGGCCTCGGCGCCGACGTGCAGGCCTCGGTGCAGGCGCAGCTGGACGCCGCCGGCGTCCTACGCCCGTACCTGGGTTCGTAG
- a CDS encoding endonuclease/exonuclease/phosphatase family protein, with protein sequence MASVVVATFNIQHGRTEAGAVEPGLLGKACAELGASVIALQEVDRCTTRSGGTDLTALAAEETGMQSCFGAAMEMEGGEYGNALLVDGDLGDREVVLLPQTSRYEGAEQRVAILAHVHAAGETFSVGVTHLDFRPALAEIQLAAVIDVLRRRPGPHLLMGDLNLPPSVVVPAVEAAGWSATAGLETFPLRHPDRTIDYVITQGFTVESLRTQILPVGDHRALVATVTPSGAAPE encoded by the coding sequence ATGGCTTCCGTGGTCGTGGCGACGTTCAACATCCAGCACGGGCGGACCGAGGCGGGCGCCGTCGAGCCCGGTCTGCTCGGCAAGGCATGCGCCGAGCTCGGCGCCTCGGTGATCGCACTGCAGGAGGTCGACCGGTGCACGACCCGGTCGGGCGGCACCGATCTCACCGCGCTCGCCGCCGAGGAGACCGGCATGCAGTCGTGCTTCGGCGCCGCGATGGAGATGGAGGGCGGCGAGTACGGCAACGCGCTGCTCGTCGACGGTGACCTGGGTGATCGTGAGGTCGTGCTGCTGCCGCAGACGTCTCGCTACGAGGGCGCGGAGCAGCGCGTCGCGATCCTGGCGCACGTGCACGCGGCCGGTGAGACGTTCTCGGTCGGCGTCACCCACCTGGACTTCCGGCCGGCGCTGGCCGAGATCCAGCTCGCGGCCGTCATCGACGTCCTGCGTCGCCGCCCCGGCCCGCACCTGCTGATGGGAGACCTGAACCTGCCGCCGTCGGTGGTGGTTCCGGCCGTGGAGGCGGCGGGCTGGAGCGCGACGGCGGGGCTCGAGACCTTCCCGCTGCGCCACCCCGACCGCACGATCGACTACGTGATCACGCAGGGGTTCACGGTGGAGTCACTGCGTACGCAGATCCTGCCGGTGGGTGATCACCGGGCGCTGGTGGCGACCGTGACGCCGAGCGGTGCCGCCCCGGAGTGA
- a CDS encoding serine/threonine-protein kinase yields MRLIAGRYELQKELGAGGMGAVWLGRDQVLGRPVAIKEIRLAATGATKLTAAAFQEARAAAALNHTHIVPVYDVVEYRSRPWIVMLAIEGPTLQQRVQSDGPLEPDAVARIGVSLASALDAAHGQGIVHRDVKPSNVMLARDDHPWLVDFGIAQPRSCVPADEAPATVGDDLAIISRAAKGSAGYAAPEQVRGDPPEPGVDVFGLGATLYYAVEGEHAFSGDDAWATLMAPQFESPRRPRRAGSLGAMLLRMMARQPADRPTLEQVQAALRLPPRRTCFRRRGHSGAAPLGVTVATSAR; encoded by the coding sequence ATGCGGCTCATCGCAGGACGGTACGAATTGCAGAAAGAGCTGGGCGCCGGCGGTATGGGGGCCGTCTGGCTCGGCCGGGACCAGGTGCTTGGCCGGCCGGTGGCGATCAAGGAGATCCGCCTGGCGGCGACCGGCGCGACCAAGCTGACCGCGGCGGCCTTCCAGGAGGCGCGGGCCGCGGCCGCGCTCAACCACACCCACATCGTCCCGGTGTACGACGTGGTGGAGTACCGCAGTCGGCCGTGGATCGTGATGCTGGCCATCGAGGGCCCGACGCTCCAGCAGCGGGTGCAGAGCGACGGGCCGCTCGAGCCCGACGCTGTCGCCCGGATCGGCGTGAGCCTCGCGTCGGCCCTCGACGCCGCGCACGGGCAGGGGATCGTTCACCGCGACGTGAAGCCGTCGAACGTGATGCTCGCCCGGGACGACCACCCGTGGCTCGTCGACTTCGGCATCGCGCAGCCCCGTAGCTGCGTACCGGCCGACGAGGCGCCGGCCACCGTCGGGGACGACCTCGCGATCATCTCCCGCGCGGCCAAGGGCAGCGCCGGTTACGCGGCGCCCGAGCAGGTGCGCGGCGATCCGCCCGAGCCCGGCGTCGACGTCTTCGGGCTCGGCGCGACGCTGTACTACGCGGTCGAGGGCGAGCACGCGTTCAGCGGCGACGACGCCTGGGCCACGCTGATGGCGCCGCAGTTCGAGTCGCCCCGGCGGCCGAGACGAGCCGGCTCGCTCGGGGCGATGCTGCTGCGGATGATGGCGCGGCAACCGGCCGACCGCCCGACGCTGGAACAGGTCCAGGCCGCGCTGCGGTTGCCGCCCCGGCGGACCTGCTTCCGCCGCCGTGGTCACTCCGGGGCGGCACCGCTCGGCGTCACGGTCGCCACCAGCGCCCGGTGA
- a CDS encoding oxygenase MpaB family protein, with product MALPEPFGPDSLIWQHFGSRLGYLHGAAYGILQNMYPALGAGVTQHSDVYDDPWDRLIRSLPQILGVVYDGPEAHATAERIRRYHEPIGGLDDQGRRYHALDPDTYYWAHATFVRAIFFGIEIGGTILTPEQKEQLYRESVDWYAMYGLTMRPVPADYAAFFEYWDRTCASVLEPTPAALRLLALFDHFGDVTYPGVPRWIWRLGAPLIAPPLRWLNYGVFPPVVREKLGITWTARDQRRFERVMRTMSVVWSRMPPRIRWISRAYAAMSRERQTVLK from the coding sequence ATGGCGCTACCGGAGCCGTTCGGACCCGACTCGCTGATCTGGCAGCACTTCGGCTCCCGGCTCGGGTACCTGCACGGCGCCGCCTACGGCATCCTGCAGAACATGTACCCGGCGCTCGGCGCCGGCGTCACGCAGCACTCCGACGTCTACGACGACCCCTGGGACCGGCTGATCCGGTCGCTGCCGCAGATCCTCGGCGTGGTGTACGACGGGCCGGAGGCGCACGCCACCGCCGAGCGAATCCGCCGCTACCACGAACCGATCGGCGGCCTCGACGACCAGGGTCGGCGCTATCACGCGCTCGACCCCGACACCTATTACTGGGCTCACGCCACGTTCGTGCGGGCGATCTTCTTCGGCATCGAGATCGGCGGCACGATCCTGACTCCGGAACAGAAAGAACAGCTCTATCGCGAATCCGTCGACTGGTACGCGATGTACGGACTCACCATGCGCCCGGTGCCGGCTGATTACGCAGCGTTCTTCGAATACTGGGATCGGACGTGCGCTTCGGTCTTGGAGCCGACGCCGGCCGCGCTCCGCTTGCTCGCGCTGTTCGACCACTTCGGGGACGTGACCTACCCCGGCGTGCCGCGGTGGATCTGGCGCCTGGGCGCGCCGCTGATCGCCCCACCGCTGCGGTGGCTCAACTACGGTGTGTTCCCGCCGGTCGTCCGGGAGAAGCTCGGCATCACCTGGACCGCGCGCGACCAGCGTCGGTTCGAACGCGTGATGCGGACGATGAGCGTGGTGTGGTCGCGGATGCCGCCGCGGATCCGGTGGATCTCCCGGGCGTACGCGGCGATGTCACGCGAGCGGCAGACGGTGCTGAAGTAG
- a CDS encoding YciI family protein, whose amino-acid sequence MPQYLLSVYQPQGTPPEPDALAAIMERVTQNEQEMKDAGVWLFSGGLEAQETATVVRATGGLQPDGTLGNDDVLVTDGPFVEAKEYLGGLTIIECDDLDEALRWGRRTTLATGLPIEVRPFYWAKS is encoded by the coding sequence ATGCCGCAGTACTTGCTCAGCGTGTACCAGCCCCAGGGCACCCCGCCGGAGCCCGACGCCCTCGCGGCGATCATGGAGCGCGTCACGCAGAACGAACAGGAAATGAAGGACGCGGGCGTCTGGCTGTTCTCCGGGGGGCTGGAGGCCCAGGAGACCGCGACCGTGGTTCGGGCGACCGGCGGGCTGCAGCCCGACGGGACGCTCGGCAATGACGACGTGCTCGTGACCGACGGCCCGTTCGTCGAGGCCAAGGAGTACCTCGGCGGTCTCACGATCATCGAGTGCGACGACCTCGACGAGGCGCTGCGCTGGGGACGACGCACCACGCTCGCGACCGGGCTCCCGATCGAAGTCCGGCCGTTCTACTGGGCGAAGTCCTGA
- a CDS encoding sigma-70 family RNA polymerase sigma factor — protein MTEDSLSAIFRAEYGRAVSVLVRVCGDIDTAEECVQDAFAAAVHRWPSEGVPPSPAGWLITTARNRAIDRARRESTRDARHAEAAQLHQTEPPEEVGPVQDDRLRLVFTCCHPALAPAAQVALTLRLLGGLTTPEIARAFLVPEATMAARITRAKKKIAAARIPYRVPRDADLPDRLRAVLAVVYLVFNEGQLTRAELAAEAIRLGRLLVELMPDEPEARGLLALMLLAESRREARIAADGSLVPLTSQDRSRWDRSLVDEGRALVRQCLRRGQPGPYQVQAAISAAHTDGPPPDWAQIRQLYDLLLTMTPTPVVALNRAVAIAELDGPAAALALVEELPLENYYLFHAVRADLLRRLDRAPEAIAAYEAALGLTTSNVELVYLRRRLADYQRAREARPRA, from the coding sequence CTGACCGAGGACAGCCTCTCGGCGATTTTCCGCGCCGAGTACGGCCGCGCGGTGTCGGTGTTGGTCCGCGTCTGCGGCGACATCGACACCGCCGAGGAGTGCGTCCAGGACGCGTTCGCGGCCGCGGTGCACCGTTGGCCGTCCGAGGGGGTGCCGCCGAGCCCCGCCGGCTGGCTCATCACGACCGCCCGGAACCGGGCCATCGACCGGGCCCGCCGGGAAAGTACCCGGGACGCCCGGCACGCCGAGGCCGCCCAGCTCCACCAGACCGAACCGCCGGAGGAGGTGGGCCCCGTGCAGGACGACCGGCTCCGACTCGTCTTCACCTGTTGTCACCCGGCGCTCGCCCCCGCCGCGCAGGTCGCGCTCACCCTGCGACTGCTCGGTGGCCTCACCACGCCCGAGATCGCGCGGGCGTTCCTGGTGCCCGAAGCGACGATGGCCGCCCGCATCACCCGGGCCAAGAAGAAGATCGCGGCGGCCCGGATCCCGTACCGCGTCCCGCGCGACGCCGATCTCCCCGACCGGCTCCGCGCCGTGCTGGCCGTCGTCTACCTGGTCTTCAACGAGGGCCAGCTGACGCGGGCCGAGCTGGCCGCGGAAGCGATCCGGCTCGGCCGGCTGCTGGTCGAGCTGATGCCCGACGAACCCGAGGCGCGTGGGCTGCTGGCGCTGATGCTGCTGGCCGAGTCACGACGCGAGGCACGGATCGCCGCTGACGGGTCGCTGGTGCCGCTGACCTCGCAGGACCGTTCGCGATGGGACCGGTCGCTCGTGGACGAGGGGCGCGCGCTCGTACGTCAATGCCTGCGACGGGGGCAGCCCGGGCCGTACCAGGTGCAGGCCGCGATCAGCGCCGCCCACACCGACGGGCCGCCGCCGGACTGGGCCCAGATCCGCCAGCTCTACGACCTGCTGCTGACGATGACGCCGACGCCGGTCGTCGCGCTGAATCGGGCGGTGGCCATCGCCGAGCTGGACGGGCCAGCGGCCGCGCTGGCGCTCGTCGAGGAGTTGCCGCTCGAGAACTACTACCTCTTCCACGCGGTGCGCGCCGATCTGCTCCGTCGGCTCGACCGGGCTCCGGAAGCGATCGCCGCTTACGAAGCAGCTCTGGGCTTGACCACCAGCAACGTCGAACTCGTCTACCTGCGCCGACGCCTGGCCGACTACCAGCGGGCCCGGGAGGCCAGGCCAAGGGCGTAG
- a CDS encoding glycoside hydrolase family 6 protein has protein sequence MRTLGGQHRGVAVLAATALGLATLTAGERTTARLEGSLYAPGTPLTVAAAGASPDTQQMLVRARPLYTAPGSAAAVALAKTPRSQTSTRALLSKIAGQPQAVWLGDWLTPAKARSQATTLVKAAKSGNKLLPVVLYNIPFRDCHGYSAGGAKSDTAYRSWIDQVAAGLAGGKVVAILEPDALPHLDCLTTSRQAARLALLRYAVTRLTNTSGVAVYIDAGHSAFKPAQTMAARLEQAGVDRAAGFALNVANFRATADELAYGRQVSALADDAHFVVDVSRNGYGPWTGTQSWCNPPGRALGARPTTSTRDPLLDASLWIKTIGLSDGACRTGAPKAGVWWQSYALGLASRARW, from the coding sequence ATGCGGACGCTTGGCGGACAGCACCGCGGCGTGGCGGTTCTTGCTGCCACCGCGCTCGGCCTTGCCACGCTCACCGCCGGGGAACGCACCACGGCGAGGCTGGAGGGCTCTCTCTATGCTCCCGGCACCCCGCTCACCGTGGCCGCGGCCGGGGCCAGCCCGGACACCCAGCAGATGCTCGTGCGCGCCCGTCCGCTCTACACCGCCCCGGGGTCCGCGGCCGCCGTCGCGCTGGCCAAGACACCGCGCTCGCAGACCTCGACCCGCGCGCTGCTCAGCAAGATCGCCGGGCAGCCGCAAGCGGTCTGGCTCGGTGACTGGCTCACCCCGGCCAAGGCGCGTTCGCAGGCGACGACCCTGGTCAAGGCGGCCAAGAGCGGCAACAAGCTGCTGCCGGTCGTGCTCTACAACATTCCGTTCCGCGACTGCCACGGCTACTCGGCCGGGGGCGCGAAGAGCGACACCGCGTACCGGTCCTGGATCGACCAGGTCGCGGCGGGGCTGGCCGGCGGCAAGGTCGTCGCGATTCTCGAGCCCGACGCCCTGCCGCACCTGGACTGCCTCACGACCTCCCGGCAAGCGGCCCGGCTGGCGCTGCTGCGGTACGCGGTCACCCGGCTGACGAACACGTCCGGTGTCGCGGTCTACATCGACGCGGGGCACAGCGCGTTCAAACCGGCGCAGACCATGGCGGCCCGGCTCGAGCAGGCCGGGGTCGACCGCGCGGCCGGGTTCGCGCTCAACGTCGCGAACTTCCGCGCCACTGCCGACGAACTCGCGTACGGACGGCAGGTCTCGGCGCTCGCGGACGACGCGCACTTCGTCGTCGACGTCAGCCGCAACGGTTACGGGCCGTGGACCGGTACGCAGAGCTGGTGCAACCCGCCGGGGCGGGCGCTGGGCGCGCGCCCCACGACGTCGACCCGCGATCCGCTGCTCGACGCGTCGCTGTGGATCAAGACGATCGGGCTGTCCGACGGCGCCTGTCGCACCGGTGCCCCCAAGGCCGGCGTCTGGTGGCAGTCCTACGCCCTTGGCCTGGCCTCCCGGGCCCGCTGGTAG